From the genome of Corallococcus macrosporus DSM 14697:
GTCGGCGCGCGGCAACAACTGACGGCGCTCAGACGCTGAGCCTCTCGCGGAAGCGCTGGGACTGGCGGCGGGACATCTCCACCTCGCGGCCGCCGCGCAGGCGCGCCACCAGGGTGCCGCCCGGCCCGGGCTCCAGGGCCTCGATGAAGTCCAGGTTGATGAGGTGCTGGCGGCTGGCGCGGAAGAAGCGCGCCGGGTCCAGCCGCTCCTCCAGGTAGGTCAGCGAGCGCAGCAGGAGCGGCGCGTGTCCCTCCAGCGACAGCCGCGCGTAGTTGCCCTCGGAGGTGATGAGGGGGACTTGCGCGAGCTGCACCAGCCAGCACCGCTCGCCATCCTTCACGAACACCCGCTCCAGCGGCGCCCCCCGCGTCTGCCCGGGGCCGGCCTGCGGCGCGACGGCGCGGCCGCGCTGACGCACGCGCTCCAGCGCGGTGGCGAGCCGCTCCGGCTCGATGGGCTTGAGCAGGAAGTCGAGCGCGTTCACCTCGAAGGCGCGCACGGCGTGGGCGTCATACGCCGTGGCGAAGACGACGTCCGGAGGCTCCTCCAGTCGCTCGAGCACGTCGAAGCCCGTCCCGCCCGGCATCTGGATGTCGAGCAGCAGCAGGTCCGGCGACAGCGCCTCCACCCGCTGGCATGTCTCGTCCACGTGGGTGGCCTCGCCCACGATTTCCACGTCCGGAAACGCCGCGAGCAGGCGGCGCAGCTCGGCGCGGGCCAGTCGCTCGTCGTCAGCGATGAGGACTCTCATGACAGGGCCAGGGGAATGCGGACGCGCGCGGTGGTCAAGTCCGTCCGCGTGCGGTCCAGGTGGAGCGAGGCGCCAGCGCCGCACAGGAGGCGCAGCCGCTCACTCGCGTTGTGGAGGCCCACGCCGCTGCCCTCCATGGGGCGCGCGGACGGCGTGGCCGTGTTGGAGACCTCCAGCAGCAGCGCGCCTTCCTGGAGCCGCGCGGAGACGGCCACCTCGCCGCCTTCGGGCACCTG
Proteins encoded in this window:
- a CDS encoding LytR/AlgR family response regulator transcription factor, which encodes MRVLIADDERLARAELRRLLAAFPDVEIVGEATHVDETCQRVEALSPDLLLLDIQMPGGTGFDVLERLEEPPDVVFATAYDAHAVRAFEVNALDFLLKPIEPERLATALERVRQRGRAVAPQAGPGQTRGAPLERVFVKDGERCWLVQLAQVPLITSEGNYARLSLEGHAPLLLRSLTYLEERLDPARFFRASRQHLINLDFIEALEPGPGGTLVARLRGGREVEMSRRQSQRFRERLSV